A portion of the Streptomyces erythrochromogenes genome contains these proteins:
- a CDS encoding SRPBCC family protein has product MAVRNQLIHRLPPAVWTVLADPSCYGEWVVGPSESTPLDQAWPEVGSQLLYTVRLGPWSTEGVTTVRHQVAGRELELEAAFKALGTARIFLQLRPWGEETLVVCDEHPLRGLGGALHNPAVEALLQLRHRGMLARLAKIVEHRDQAEHA; this is encoded by the coding sequence ATGGCCGTACGAAACCAGCTCATTCACCGTTTGCCACCGGCCGTCTGGACGGTACTCGCCGACCCGAGCTGCTACGGGGAGTGGGTGGTGGGACCCTCCGAGTCCACGCCACTTGATCAGGCCTGGCCCGAAGTCGGCTCCCAGCTCCTCTACACCGTGCGCCTGGGCCCGTGGTCGACTGAAGGGGTCACAACAGTCAGGCACCAGGTGGCAGGCCGTGAGCTTGAACTGGAGGCGGCTTTCAAGGCTTTGGGCACGGCGAGGATCTTCCTACAGCTCCGGCCGTGGGGCGAGGAGACCTTGGTCGTGTGCGACGAGCACCCCCTGCGCGGCTTGGGCGGAGCTCTTCACAACCCCGCCGTCGAGGCCCTGCTGCAGCTTCGGCACAGGGGGATGCTGGCCCGCTTGGCCAAGATCGTGGAGCACCGCGACCAGGCCGAGCACGCTTGA
- a CDS encoding carboxylate-amine ligase: MPIRSVGPVQAGLPLASSRMTMGVEEEFLLVDRRTGMPMARGPRVVEAAAPLLGEQAQTEFFGPQVEVCTRPTATLAVLRSELALLRRVMAEAAAGEGCLLVATGTPAVPPGRPLTVTPGERYERMAARWSSLAGGYDGMVCGCHIHVGVSGHAQALALANHMRPWLPTLQAIAANSPFSLGRDTGWASHRSVEWARWPGVGPAPLLDEAGYEQLAGRLVRTGTLLDRRMIYWHARPSEHVPTLEIRVCDVTADLDVVVLLTALVRGLATSLLPDIGNGRPPRPDSTRPLRWTVGR; this comes from the coding sequence GTGCCGATCCGCAGCGTCGGCCCGGTACAGGCCGGCCTGCCGCTGGCGAGCAGCCGGATGACGATGGGCGTCGAGGAGGAGTTCCTGCTCGTGGACCGGCGCACGGGTATGCCCATGGCCCGGGGACCTCGCGTCGTTGAAGCCGCGGCGCCGCTCCTGGGCGAACAGGCGCAGACGGAGTTCTTCGGACCACAGGTCGAGGTGTGTACCCGTCCCACGGCGACACTGGCCGTGCTGAGGTCCGAACTGGCCTTGCTGCGGAGGGTGATGGCCGAGGCCGCGGCCGGCGAGGGGTGCCTGCTCGTCGCCACCGGCACTCCCGCCGTCCCGCCGGGGCGCCCGCTGACGGTGACCCCCGGCGAGCGCTACGAGCGGATGGCCGCCCGGTGGTCCTCCCTGGCGGGTGGGTACGACGGAATGGTGTGTGGTTGCCACATCCACGTCGGTGTGTCGGGACACGCCCAGGCGCTCGCGCTGGCCAACCACATGCGCCCTTGGCTGCCGACGCTCCAGGCGATCGCCGCCAATTCCCCGTTCTCCCTGGGCCGGGACACCGGCTGGGCCAGTCACCGTTCGGTCGAGTGGGCACGGTGGCCGGGCGTCGGCCCCGCGCCCCTGCTCGACGAAGCCGGTTACGAGCAGCTCGCCGGCCGCCTGGTCCGCACCGGCACCCTGCTGGACCGCCGGATGATCTACTGGCACGCCCGCCCGTCCGAGCACGTACCGACGCTGGAGATCCGCGTCTGTGACGTCACCGCCGACCTCGACGTGGTCGTGCTGCTCACCGCCCTCGTGCGAGGCCTGGCCACCTCACTGCTGCCGGACATCGGCAACGGACGGCCGCCCCGACCGGACTCGACACGACCTCTTAGGTGGACGGTGGGACGATGA
- a CDS encoding GAF domain-containing SpoIIE family protein phosphatase: MDRFARLVSRLLHVPVAFVSLVAEDRQILPGLVGLREPWAERRALPLSHSLCRYVVACGQPLVVPDARADDRLRTHPAVTDLGVIAYAGMPLTDAEGLVVGSLCAIGHEPRAWEPSELSDLEDLAAACSAELRLRVLSAKSRSAQQVLETARAAAEQARSDAQRLERQAQAGMDHAELLLRASEELAQTSGLEDVRRRVRDLFVGVGKPSYVGLLVADKDELHRVADPDIENAVERGVLTLSVDAAFPSTRAMKERRAVFVPDREAMVADYGTEAVRFFDRMGFTTVLCLPLWGSRALLGVLAICWAKRHEVGVTERATLTAASGYVAQAVERALYLDERISVARELQAAMLTDLPLTDHIEISALYQPAADDHMIGGDWYDAYHLPLAPASDGETPALIITVGDITGHDMHAATIMGQVRSMLRQATLDHPPYSPATALTALDAACSVLPMETSGTLVHARLDPVDGSHDWTLTWSNAGHPPPLLRTPDGNVAQLLEHDVLLHPSLGPFDRTEHQRPLLPGSTLLLYTDGLVERRGHDMDTAVAQLVALLARHGNRPLDEVLRRISNRLAQPAPEDDVVLLAVRTPSLPQPQRC; this comes from the coding sequence ATGGACCGGTTCGCCCGGCTGGTTTCCCGACTGCTCCACGTGCCGGTGGCCTTCGTTTCTCTGGTCGCGGAGGACCGGCAGATCCTGCCCGGACTGGTCGGCCTGAGAGAGCCCTGGGCGGAAAGGCGCGCACTGCCGTTGTCTCATTCGCTCTGCCGGTACGTGGTGGCCTGCGGGCAGCCCTTGGTGGTGCCGGACGCCCGCGCGGACGATCGGCTCCGCACCCATCCGGCCGTCACGGACCTCGGGGTCATCGCATACGCGGGAATGCCGCTGACCGACGCCGAGGGACTCGTCGTGGGCTCTCTGTGTGCCATCGGCCACGAACCGCGGGCCTGGGAACCGAGCGAGTTGTCCGACCTGGAGGATCTGGCCGCGGCATGCTCTGCCGAGCTGCGTCTGCGCGTCCTGTCGGCGAAGAGCCGGTCCGCGCAACAGGTGCTGGAGACCGCGCGGGCAGCCGCCGAGCAAGCCAGAAGCGATGCGCAGCGTCTGGAACGACAAGCCCAGGCCGGGATGGACCATGCCGAGCTGCTGCTGAGGGCCTCGGAGGAGCTGGCCCAGACGTCGGGGTTGGAGGACGTCCGGCGACGAGTGCGGGACCTGTTCGTCGGCGTCGGGAAGCCGTCGTACGTAGGTCTGCTGGTCGCTGACAAGGACGAACTGCACCGGGTTGCCGACCCGGATATCGAGAACGCGGTGGAACGGGGCGTTCTCACGTTGTCCGTGGACGCGGCGTTCCCGAGCACCCGGGCCATGAAAGAACGGAGGGCGGTTTTCGTTCCCGACCGAGAGGCGATGGTTGCCGACTACGGCACCGAGGCGGTTCGCTTCTTCGACCGCATGGGCTTCACCACGGTGCTGTGCCTGCCGCTCTGGGGCAGTCGCGCGCTTCTGGGTGTCCTGGCGATCTGCTGGGCCAAGCGGCACGAGGTGGGCGTCACCGAGCGGGCCACCCTCACCGCCGCGTCCGGATACGTCGCACAGGCGGTGGAACGCGCCCTGTACCTGGACGAGCGGATCTCCGTCGCCCGGGAACTCCAGGCCGCCATGCTCACTGACCTCCCCCTCACCGACCACATCGAGATCAGCGCCCTGTACCAGCCGGCTGCGGACGACCACATGATCGGCGGAGACTGGTACGACGCCTATCACCTGCCCCTTGCCCCCGCCTCCGACGGCGAGACGCCAGCGCTCATCATCACAGTGGGCGACATCACCGGACACGACATGCACGCCGCCACGATCATGGGCCAGGTCCGCAGCATGCTTCGACAGGCAACCCTCGACCATCCCCCCTACAGTCCCGCCACCGCACTGACCGCCCTCGACGCCGCCTGCTCGGTCCTGCCCATGGAGACCAGCGGCACCCTGGTGCACGCCCGCCTCGACCCCGTCGACGGCAGCCACGACTGGACGCTGACCTGGTCCAACGCGGGTCACCCGCCGCCCCTGCTCCGCACTCCGGATGGGAATGTGGCCCAGTTGCTCGAACACGACGTACTGCTCCACCCGTCGCTCGGGCCGTTCGACCGCACGGAGCACCAGCGGCCCTTGCTTCCGGGCTCGACGCTCCTGCTGTACACCGACGGGCTCGTCGAACGCCGCGGCCACGACATGGACACCGCCGTCGCGCAACTCGTCGCCCTGCTCGCCCGCCACGGGAACCGCCCCTTGGATGAGGTGCTACGCCGGATCAGTAACCGGCTGGCACAACCGGCGCCCGAGGACGACGTCGTCCTGCTCGCCGTGCGAACTCCCTCGCTCCCGCAGCCACAGCGGTGCTGA
- a CDS encoding CDGSH iron-sulfur domain-containing protein — MTAEVCRVSVEPQGPVLVEGPVEVVLDDGTVARSDRFMVALCTCRRSRTYPWCDTSHRRRERTATPPEVRNP; from the coding sequence ATCACTGCCGAGGTCTGCCGGGTGTCCGTCGAACCGCAGGGCCCCGTGCTGGTCGAGGGCCCCGTCGAGGTTGTCCTGGACGACGGGACGGTGGCCCGGTCCGACCGCTTCATGGTCGCGCTGTGCACCTGCCGCCGCAGTCGCACGTACCCCTGGTGCGACACCAGCCACCGACGCCGCGAGAGGACCGCGACGCCGCCCGAGGTCAGGAACCCGTGA
- a CDS encoding HemK2/MTQ2 family protein methyltransferase: MPSTALSLTTLPGGLVALPGVYQPQADTRLLAAALAHEDLGFHTEILEIGTGTGALALHAATRGARVTAVDVSWPAVATARLNAWLHRLPLRVLHGDFEARTAGRRFDVVFSNPPYVPAPDNRLPSQGPERAWDAGLDGRAVIDRICADAPALLRPAGILLMVHSGMCGAEKTLDRLAGAGLAAEVTATASVPWGPVLRSRRSWLEQQGLAAEAEEREELVVIRAQRP; this comes from the coding sequence GTGCCCAGTACTGCTCTTTCTCTGACCACGCTGCCCGGCGGCCTGGTGGCTCTGCCGGGCGTTTACCAGCCGCAGGCGGACACCAGGCTGCTCGCCGCGGCACTCGCCCATGAGGACCTCGGGTTCCATACTGAGATCTTGGAGATCGGTACGGGTACCGGCGCCCTGGCGCTGCACGCCGCGACCAGGGGTGCCCGGGTCACGGCGGTCGACGTGTCCTGGCCCGCGGTGGCCACGGCCCGGCTGAACGCCTGGCTTCATCGTCTTCCGCTACGTGTTCTGCACGGGGATTTCGAGGCTCGCACCGCGGGACGGCGCTTCGACGTCGTCTTCTCGAACCCCCCGTACGTCCCCGCCCCGGACAACCGACTGCCTTCGCAGGGGCCGGAACGGGCCTGGGACGCCGGACTCGACGGGCGCGCCGTCATCGACCGGATCTGCGCGGACGCCCCGGCCCTGCTGCGGCCGGCCGGCATCCTGCTCATGGTGCACTCGGGGATGTGCGGTGCCGAGAAGACCCTCGACCGGCTGGCGGGGGCGGGGCTGGCTGCTGAAGTCACGGCGACGGCATCCGTGCCCTGGGGCCCCGTCCTGCGGTCGCGACGATCCTGGCTGGAACAGCAGGGCCTGGCGGCCGAGGCCGAGGAGCGGGAAGAGCTGGTGGTCATACGTGCCCAGCGTCCCTGA
- a CDS encoding DUF1622 domain-containing protein translates to MAAIAAIRTFLNFFLTREIAEERAEIEQDRKGSEPPLAAP, encoded by the coding sequence TTGGCTGCCATCGCGGCGATACGAACCTTCCTGAACTTCTTCCTGACCCGGGAGATCGCGGAGGAGCGGGCCGAGATCGAGCAGGACCGCAAAGGGTCCGAGCCTCCCCTCGCGGCTCCCTGA
- a CDS encoding FUSC family protein: protein MPRGMEAVRRIWSAATEQADYLRRAVRGAGSERDQVLLVAKTVVAAMAAWVLARYLLPPAVSTFAPFTALVALQATVYRSVRDCLQYVVAMAAGATLAATLAAVAGIHGWTFALLTLIALCVGKIRRFGQQGLQVAIVGFFAFSSGQGRIDYIGHLVASVGIGALCGLAAHLVLAPARHTHHRQQAVTDLYSTMSRRLDDLADTLEASDPDRDHLRQWRRDWRSLSAECERIRHTIEAEIENGRMNPRPSVGGSGEALPRAREAITVAERSMDHLRSMSRTLDYALDSGELGNLPAVFRPGFSAVLRAVATVMEEMGRVSPTDPDLLDAKIDEAAAELDQVQQQELTTRKASAAVHALQGTLLTDAGRLLADLRSGRQSLART from the coding sequence TTGCCCAGAGGGATGGAAGCGGTACGAAGGATCTGGTCGGCGGCCACAGAGCAAGCCGACTATCTGCGGCGCGCGGTGCGGGGAGCCGGGAGCGAGCGGGACCAGGTGCTACTGGTCGCCAAGACCGTGGTCGCGGCGATGGCGGCGTGGGTCCTCGCGCGGTACCTGCTTCCGCCTGCAGTTTCGACGTTCGCGCCGTTCACCGCGCTGGTGGCGCTTCAGGCGACCGTGTACCGGTCGGTCCGGGACTGCCTCCAGTACGTGGTGGCCATGGCGGCGGGAGCCACGCTCGCCGCCACCCTGGCGGCCGTGGCCGGTATCCACGGCTGGACGTTCGCCCTTCTCACCCTGATCGCGCTCTGCGTCGGCAAGATCCGGCGCTTCGGCCAGCAGGGCCTCCAGGTCGCCATCGTCGGCTTCTTCGCGTTCTCCTCCGGCCAGGGCCGGATCGACTACATCGGCCACCTGGTCGCTTCCGTGGGCATCGGGGCGCTCTGCGGCCTCGCCGCCCATCTCGTCCTCGCTCCCGCCCGGCACACCCACCACCGCCAGCAAGCCGTCACCGACCTCTACAGCACCATGTCCCGGCGCCTCGACGACCTCGCCGACACCCTCGAAGCAAGCGATCCCGACCGGGATCACCTGCGCCAGTGGCGCCGCGACTGGCGCAGCCTTTCCGCCGAGTGTGAGCGCATCCGCCACACCATCGAAGCCGAGATCGAGAACGGCCGCATGAACCCGCGCCCATCCGTCGGCGGGTCCGGTGAAGCCCTCCCCCGTGCTCGGGAGGCAATCACCGTCGCCGAACGCAGCATGGACCACCTCCGTTCGATGTCCCGGACCCTGGACTACGCCCTCGACAGCGGGGAACTCGGGAATCTCCCCGCCGTTTTCCGGCCCGGCTTCAGCGCTGTCCTGCGCGCCGTGGCCACGGTGATGGAGGAGATGGGCCGGGTGTCCCCCACCGATCCGGACCTCCTCGACGCAAAGATCGACGAGGCGGCCGCAGAACTCGACCAGGTGCAACAGCAGGAACTGACCACTCGGAAAGCCTCTGCGGCCGTGCACGCGTTGCAGGGCACGCTCCTCACGGATGCCGGCCGCCTCTTGGCCGATCTCCGGTCGGGCCGGCAGAGCCTCGCCCGGACCTGA
- a CDS encoding alcohol dehydrogenase catalytic domain-containing protein: protein MKAAVYEGPRTVTVKDVPDAKIEHPGDILVKITTTNICGSDLHMYEGRTSFETGRTLGHENLGQVVEVGGAVSKVRVGDWVVLPFNIACGFCKQCEQGLTNYCLTMQPKPDMAGAAYGFAEMGPYQGGQAELLRVPYGDFNALRLGEDAAERQLDYVMLADIFPTGYHATEMAGVKPGDQTIVYGAGPVGLMAAYSAILKGAGRVWVADHQPDRLRIAEEIGAIAINTAEQDPAEVVKEATLGLGADNGCECVGYQAHDPQGHEDATLTMNGLIDSVRFTGGIGVVGVFLPEDPGGAEAQGELEAQGKVPLDFGMLWFKGQRIGTGQAPVKRYNRALRDLIAGGKAEPGFLVSHELSLDEASSAYEHFDNRDDGWTKVVLHPNGSNGSSHRASAGKRGGRATAGSSGHTVEELRQEAKARGIEGRSHMNKQQLERALKH, encoded by the coding sequence ATGAAAGCGGCAGTGTACGAAGGACCGCGGACGGTGACGGTGAAGGACGTCCCCGACGCGAAGATCGAGCACCCCGGCGACATCCTGGTGAAGATCACCACCACCAACATCTGCGGCTCCGACCTCCACATGTACGAGGGCCGGACCTCATTCGAGACGGGCCGGACCCTCGGCCACGAGAACCTCGGCCAGGTCGTTGAGGTGGGCGGTGCCGTCAGCAAGGTCAGGGTCGGCGACTGGGTGGTGCTGCCCTTCAACATCGCCTGCGGCTTCTGCAAGCAGTGCGAGCAGGGCCTCACGAACTACTGCCTCACGATGCAGCCCAAGCCGGACATGGCGGGCGCCGCGTACGGCTTCGCCGAGATGGGCCCGTACCAGGGCGGCCAAGCGGAACTTCTGCGCGTACCCTACGGCGACTTCAACGCCCTGCGCCTGGGTGAGGACGCCGCCGAGCGGCAGCTCGACTACGTGATGCTGGCCGACATCTTCCCCACCGGCTACCACGCCACGGAGATGGCCGGTGTCAAGCCCGGCGACCAGACGATCGTCTACGGCGCCGGTCCGGTCGGCCTCATGGCCGCCTACTCCGCGATCCTCAAGGGCGCGGGCCGCGTCTGGGTCGCCGACCACCAGCCCGACCGGCTCCGGATCGCCGAGGAGATCGGCGCCATCGCCATCAACACCGCCGAACAGGATCCGGCCGAGGTGGTCAAGGAAGCCACCCTCGGCCTGGGCGCGGACAACGGCTGCGAATGCGTCGGCTACCAGGCCCACGATCCGCAGGGGCACGAGGACGCCACGTTGACGATGAACGGGCTGATCGATTCGGTCCGGTTCACCGGCGGCATCGGCGTGGTCGGCGTGTTCCTGCCCGAGGACCCGGGAGGCGCCGAGGCCCAGGGCGAGCTCGAGGCCCAGGGCAAAGTGCCGCTGGACTTCGGCATGCTCTGGTTCAAGGGCCAGCGGATCGGCACCGGCCAGGCACCCGTCAAGCGCTACAACCGGGCCCTGCGCGACCTGATCGCCGGCGGCAAGGCCGAGCCCGGCTTCCTCGTCTCCCACGAACTCAGCCTCGACGAGGCCTCATCGGCCTACGAACACTTCGACAACCGCGACGACGGCTGGACCAAGGTCGTCCTCCACCCCAACGGCAGCAACGGCAGCAGCCACCGGGCGTCCGCCGGCAAGCGAGGCGGCCGCGCCACGGCTGGTTCCTCCGGGCACACCGTGGAAGAGCTGCGCCAGGAGGCCAAGGCTCGGGGCATCGAAGGCCGTTCGCACATGAACAAGCAACAGCTGGAGCGGGCCCTCAAGCATTGA
- a CDS encoding hemerythrin domain-containing protein → MDGIVLLKEDHKTVEKLFKQFEKAGDDAHAEKRKIADQVIEELTTHTWIEEKIFYPAAREAAPDTKDHVLESIEEHHVVLWMLSELKELDAADERFDAKMSVLMENVRHHVEEEEKEWFPDVRKAMGRNRLTELGEQMEEAKKKAPGEPLAVPSAKH, encoded by the coding sequence GTGGACGGAATCGTTCTGCTCAAGGAAGACCACAAGACGGTCGAGAAGTTGTTCAAGCAGTTCGAGAAGGCCGGCGACGACGCTCACGCGGAGAAGCGGAAGATCGCCGACCAGGTGATCGAGGAGCTGACCACGCACACCTGGATCGAGGAGAAGATCTTCTACCCGGCGGCCCGTGAGGCGGCACCCGACACGAAGGACCACGTCCTGGAGAGCATCGAGGAGCACCACGTTGTGCTGTGGATGCTCTCCGAGCTCAAGGAGCTGGACGCAGCCGACGAGCGGTTCGACGCCAAGATGAGCGTGCTGATGGAGAACGTCCGCCACCACGTCGAGGAAGAGGAGAAGGAATGGTTCCCCGATGTCCGCAAGGCCATGGGTCGTAACCGCCTCACTGAACTCGGCGAACAGATGGAGGAGGCGAAGAAGAAGGCCCCCGGCGAACCCCTGGCCGTTCCGAGCGCCAAGCACTGA
- a CDS encoding DUF6479 family protein, translating to MTAIETLAAEGQASLFLIFAGVVLVILLIGAFWYGSRRRRRRVPPTEQNPVAQRRADSWQTPEEHARDQKDQEYPRP from the coding sequence ATGACAGCTATCGAAACACTCGCGGCCGAAGGCCAGGCCTCACTCTTCCTCATCTTCGCCGGAGTAGTCCTCGTCATCCTCCTGATCGGCGCCTTCTGGTATGGCAGCCGCCGCAGGCGCCGCAGAGTTCCGCCGACCGAGCAGAACCCCGTTGCGCAACGCCGCGCGGACTCCTGGCAGACCCCGGAAGAGCACGCGCGCGATCAAAAGGACCAAGAGTATCCCCGACCCTGA
- a CDS encoding DUF4235 domain-containing protein, translated as MKASGAAYKPVGLLLGAASGMVAGAVFEQAWKIIEGEGDAPDATDEDRTWTQILLAAAIQGAIFAVVKSSVERSGAVALRRVTGARPG; from the coding sequence ATGAAGGCCTCCGGCGCTGCCTACAAGCCCGTCGGGCTCCTCCTCGGGGCGGCGAGCGGCATGGTCGCGGGGGCTGTGTTCGAGCAGGCTTGGAAGATCATCGAAGGTGAGGGTGATGCCCCGGACGCCACTGACGAAGACCGCACGTGGACGCAGATCCTGCTCGCCGCTGCGATTCAAGGAGCGATCTTCGCCGTGGTCAAGTCGTCTGTCGAGCGATCGGGCGCAGTGGCCCTACGTCGTGTGACTGGGGCCCGGCCTGGCTGA
- a CDS encoding DUF2231 domain-containing protein, whose translation MDSRTLDTSPAAGPTAALDTASACWLKTLDRLERTTAADPAIRGLQRGIRSLPLGGMRDLLRGRPLGHPVHPVLVQVPIGCWLSASVLDFVPGTHHAATTLTAVGLAGVAPAAVAGWADWADLPPEQARVGLAHAASNVAAVACYTASLTARLRGRSAKGRLWALGGMAAVAVSGALGGHVAYRQAVGAHAAT comes from the coding sequence ATGGACTCACGCACCCTCGACACCTCGCCCGCTGCCGGGCCGACCGCGGCCCTCGACACTGCTTCGGCCTGCTGGCTGAAGACCCTGGACCGGCTCGAGCGGACCACGGCGGCCGATCCGGCCATCAGGGGGCTGCAGCGGGGAATCCGCTCCCTCCCTCTGGGCGGCATGCGCGATCTGCTGCGCGGGAGACCGCTGGGCCACCCCGTGCACCCCGTACTGGTGCAGGTGCCCATCGGATGCTGGCTGTCGGCCTCGGTACTCGACTTCGTGCCCGGGACACACCACGCGGCAACCACCCTGACCGCCGTCGGACTGGCCGGCGTCGCCCCGGCAGCAGTCGCCGGCTGGGCGGACTGGGCGGACCTGCCGCCCGAGCAGGCCCGGGTCGGCCTGGCCCACGCAGCCTCCAACGTCGCCGCGGTGGCCTGCTACACCGCGTCCCTGACCGCACGGCTCCGCGGCCGCTCGGCGAAGGGCCGACTGTGGGCCCTGGGCGGGATGGCTGCCGTAGCCGTCAGCGGTGCGCTGGGCGGGCACGTGGCCTACCGGCAGGCCGTAGGAGCGCACGCCGCAACGTGA
- a CDS encoding PRC-barrel domain-containing protein, with translation MTEHVWSYQPTAGHLAGTDLTGYKVEATDGSIGKVDKHSDEVGDAYLVVDTGVWIFGKEVLLPASTVVSIDPEERKVFVDRTRGQIKDAPEFHRDKHLGDAGYREDLGTYYGTGAPFGGRPA, from the coding sequence GTGACTGAACATGTGTGGAGTTACCAGCCGACCGCGGGCCACCTGGCCGGCACCGATCTGACCGGCTACAAGGTCGAAGCGACCGACGGCAGCATCGGCAAGGTCGACAAGCACTCCGACGAGGTCGGTGACGCCTACCTGGTGGTCGACACCGGTGTCTGGATCTTCGGCAAGGAGGTCCTACTGCCGGCGAGCACCGTGGTCAGCATCGACCCGGAGGAGCGGAAGGTCTTCGTCGACCGAACCAGGGGCCAGATCAAGGACGCCCCCGAGTTCCACCGCGACAAGCACCTCGGCGACGCGGGCTACCGGGAGGATCTGGGCACGTACTACGGCACCGGCGCCCCCTTCGGCGGCCGACCCGCCTGA
- a CDS encoding preATP grasp domain-containing protein, whose translation MTETGPIVVFANFLSDLAVDLDEGQILTTWAQQAPRKAWLLRPGDVFVTPVPLSREFLRYVYDLTGVPPESVAVIEVPPAGAVPLARAVREAGLLEQVRALAGDRGAALLPTALDASAIAFARDIGIDVHPYPTVEAAEAALKTTMLLNTKTGFRETAEQLGMRLPEGRMCRRPEAEGVAREILRDHEGVVVKPDRSAGGHGMRFVSRDDLRGGAALLLDTVGGPEGLWVVEECLDVAESVSIQLEVTGSGTRALFSGAMRTVQGSFTGYASPLPPSCAHVAGELEEWGTALGRHLSDHGYAGPFGLDALVDTEGVAYASESNIRRTATTTPHAMVTRLTAGSATAHPAWAVSKGWTRTPMGFDWALARLRASRLAFDPDRGEGVVLYADVPPDGRSWRYAVIARSAGDVEEQETALAEVLEFEGG comes from the coding sequence GTGACGGAGACGGGCCCGATCGTCGTGTTCGCGAACTTCCTCTCGGACTTGGCGGTGGATCTCGACGAGGGGCAGATCCTCACGACGTGGGCCCAGCAGGCGCCGCGGAAGGCGTGGCTGCTTCGGCCGGGGGACGTGTTCGTCACTCCCGTGCCGCTGAGCCGGGAGTTCCTGCGTTACGTGTACGACCTGACCGGGGTGCCCCCGGAATCGGTCGCGGTCATCGAGGTACCCCCGGCCGGAGCTGTCCCGCTGGCGCGGGCGGTGCGCGAGGCCGGCCTCCTCGAGCAGGTCCGGGCTCTCGCCGGGGACCGGGGTGCGGCGCTGCTGCCGACGGCGTTGGACGCGTCGGCGATCGCGTTCGCCCGGGACATCGGCATCGACGTCCACCCGTATCCCACGGTCGAGGCCGCAGAGGCCGCCCTGAAGACGACCATGCTGCTCAACACGAAGACCGGCTTCCGCGAGACGGCCGAGCAACTGGGCATGCGGCTGCCCGAGGGGCGGATGTGCCGACGCCCGGAGGCCGAAGGTGTGGCGCGTGAGATCCTGCGGGACCACGAAGGCGTTGTGGTGAAGCCCGACCGTTCGGCCGGAGGGCACGGGATGCGCTTCGTGTCCCGCGACGACCTGAGGGGCGGGGCGGCCCTGCTGCTCGATACGGTGGGTGGGCCCGAGGGCCTTTGGGTGGTGGAGGAGTGCCTTGACGTGGCCGAGTCGGTCAGTATCCAGCTGGAGGTGACCGGCTCCGGAACACGCGCGCTCTTCAGCGGTGCGATGCGTACGGTTCAGGGTTCCTTCACGGGATATGCCTCTCCACTGCCACCGTCCTGTGCACACGTGGCCGGCGAGTTGGAGGAGTGGGGGACGGCCCTGGGACGCCACCTGTCCGACCACGGCTACGCCGGGCCGTTCGGGCTCGACGCGCTGGTGGACACCGAGGGTGTCGCGTACGCGAGTGAGAGCAACATCCGTCGTACGGCCACCACCACCCCTCACGCCATGGTCACCCGGCTGACCGCGGGATCTGCCACCGCACACCCGGCGTGGGCGGTGTCGAAGGGCTGGACACGGACTCCCATGGGCTTCGACTGGGCGCTGGCCCGGCTGCGCGCTTCCCGCCTCGCGTTCGATCCGGATCGCGGCGAGGGCGTGGTCCTGTACGCGGACGTGCCGCCCGATGGCCGTTCCTGGCGGTACGCGGTGATCGCCAGGAGTGCCGGGGACGTGGAGGAGCAGGAAACCGCGCTGGCTGAGGTCCTCGAATTCGAAGGTGGCTGA
- a CDS encoding DUF5133 domain-containing protein, producing the protein MLMAHPAVLPGLVDRYWALSVLDAAEGDSPVRGEIEDVERALCVATGTADVHAALIAARHHLPGTGTLDDSVLVTG; encoded by the coding sequence ATGTTGATGGCTCACCCGGCCGTGCTCCCCGGCCTCGTCGACCGTTACTGGGCGCTGTCCGTACTCGACGCTGCGGAGGGCGACTCTCCCGTGCGCGGGGAGATCGAGGACGTCGAGCGGGCGCTCTGCGTGGCCACCGGCACGGCGGACGTGCACGCCGCCCTGATCGCCGCCCGCCACCACCTGCCGGGCACGGGTACCCTCGACGACTCCGTGCTCGTCACCGGCTGA